One part of the Sulfolobus tengchongensis genome encodes these proteins:
- a CDS encoding thiamine pyrophosphate-dependent dehydrogenase E1 component subunit alpha: protein MLPSIPKEKLLDMYRKMLLIRYHELTAKELFASGKIPGFVHLYVGEEAVAVGVMSALREDDVITSTHRGHGHCIAKGLDVKRMLAEIMGKKTGVCKGKGGSMHIFDYSKGMLGANGIVGGGAPHAVGAALAFKLKGLDRVSVAFIGDGAMNQGVVLESLNLSAIWRLPVIFVVEDNMYAMSTRSLAPGKLQPRHSAAKSYVERALGFGIPAVEVDGMDVLAVYEVAREAVNRARKGEGPSLLHCKTYRFFGHFEGDPLVYRDKEEEEMWRKRDPILLLRDKLVSNNIVPPEELDKIDREAKAEIEQALKFAEDSPYPEVEEALTDVFTDNSY, encoded by the coding sequence ATGCTACCCTCAATCCCTAAAGAAAAGTTATTAGATATGTATAGAAAGATGTTATTGATAAGGTACCATGAGCTTACTGCCAAGGAGCTCTTCGCATCCGGTAAGATACCTGGATTCGTTCACTTATATGTAGGGGAAGAAGCAGTAGCTGTAGGAGTAATGAGTGCATTAAGAGAAGATGATGTTATAACTAGTACTCATAGAGGACATGGCCATTGTATAGCTAAAGGTTTAGACGTAAAGAGAATGCTAGCAGAGATTATGGGAAAGAAAACTGGTGTATGTAAGGGTAAGGGAGGTTCGATGCATATTTTCGATTACAGTAAAGGTATGTTAGGTGCGAATGGCATAGTAGGTGGAGGTGCCCCTCATGCAGTAGGAGCTGCCCTAGCATTCAAGCTCAAAGGTTTAGATAGAGTTTCTGTTGCCTTTATAGGAGATGGGGCTATGAATCAAGGTGTTGTCTTAGAATCCTTAAATCTCTCCGCAATATGGAGACTCCCTGTAATTTTCGTAGTTGAGGATAACATGTATGCAATGTCAACTAGAAGCTTAGCTCCAGGTAAATTACAACCTAGACATTCTGCAGCAAAGAGTTATGTTGAAAGGGCTTTAGGTTTCGGTATACCCGCAGTAGAAGTGGATGGAATGGACGTATTAGCAGTTTACGAGGTCGCTAGAGAGGCAGTAAATAGGGCTAGAAAAGGTGAAGGTCCATCTTTACTTCATTGTAAGACATACAGATTCTTTGGACACTTTGAGGGAGATCCTCTAGTTTATAGAGATAAGGAGGAAGAAGAGATGTGGAGAAAGAGAGATCCCATATTATTACTAAGGGATAAGTTAGTCTCAAATAATATCGTGCCTCCAGAAGAACTGGATAAGATAGATAGAGAAGCCAAAGCGGAAATAGAGCAAGCACTGAAATTCGCTGAGGATAGCCCGTATCCAGAAGTTGAGGAAGCACTTACTGATGTTTTCACAGATAATTCGTATTGA